In the genome of Coraliomargarita algicola, one region contains:
- a CDS encoding c-type cytochrome — protein sequence MTRRCRFLLAFFVIITGTLTTHAITSSTIEAFDSRGRIELPASKQRIGDAQRGRDYLINGDYIKSGIPLELYRVLQKNHSRNELGRAGESATLPPYLTAIKAHNGRAIASSNCLACHSQELNGEFILGLGNTLRDFTGDNSAYAKKIDQLLSVTELADPKPREAYAAFRDATLAVGPHIRTKVVGTNPALKLALVLGAHRDPKTLSWSETPRFQLPPADEVIPSDVPAFWLLHKKNAMFHNGMGRGDFARTMMASSLYTLRSIDEAEKIDAHFVDVHAYIDTLRPPKYPNRIDTELLEHGEEIFSQRCASCHGTYGKEWSYPNLLIHLDKIGTDPAMALNAQKQDATYGVTYKESWFGQGEHAGRLAPSPGYVAPPLDGIWATAPYLHNGSVPTLEALLDSSLRPRYWRRSFKQQDYDLERVGWIYQEVESGGHKHIYDTTLFGHSAEGHPYADKLDAEQRRALLEYLKSL from the coding sequence TTGACACGACGTTGCCGATTCCTCTTGGCCTTTTTCGTCATCATAACCGGAACGCTGACCACACATGCAATTACCAGCTCAACAATCGAAGCCTTCGACTCCCGGGGGCGGATAGAATTACCAGCGTCAAAGCAGCGAATCGGAGATGCTCAACGAGGACGTGATTACTTAATTAACGGCGATTACATTAAGAGCGGCATCCCACTCGAGCTTTACCGCGTGCTCCAAAAAAATCACAGTCGTAACGAACTAGGAAGAGCAGGAGAGAGCGCCACACTGCCGCCCTACCTAACCGCAATAAAAGCTCACAATGGTAGGGCAATCGCCTCCAGCAACTGCCTCGCTTGCCACTCTCAAGAACTCAACGGCGAGTTCATCTTAGGCCTGGGAAATACTCTCAGAGATTTCACCGGAGACAATTCAGCCTACGCGAAAAAGATCGATCAACTGCTTAGCGTCACTGAATTAGCCGATCCTAAACCACGGGAAGCCTATGCCGCCTTTCGCGACGCCACCCTCGCCGTCGGCCCGCACATTCGCACGAAAGTCGTGGGCACAAACCCGGCCCTCAAACTCGCGCTCGTGTTGGGTGCACACCGGGACCCCAAAACGCTGAGTTGGAGTGAGACTCCTCGATTTCAACTTCCGCCGGCCGACGAAGTTATCCCGAGCGATGTGCCCGCATTCTGGCTGCTCCACAAAAAAAACGCAATGTTCCACAACGGCATGGGACGTGGTGATTTCGCACGCACTATGATGGCATCGAGCCTCTACACGCTGCGCTCCATTGACGAAGCTGAAAAAATCGACGCTCATTTCGTCGACGTGCATGCCTACATCGACACTTTGAGGCCACCAAAGTACCCCAATCGAATCGATACCGAGCTACTTGAGCACGGTGAAGAAATTTTTTCACAACGATGCGCCTCTTGCCACGGAACGTATGGTAAAGAATGGAGCTATCCGAACCTATTGATACATCTCGACAAGATCGGCACCGACCCTGCCATGGCGCTCAACGCCCAGAAACAAGACGCCACTTACGGAGTGACCTACAAGGAAAGCTGGTTTGGACAAGGCGAACATGCCGGTCGTCTAGCGCCCTCTCCGGGCTACGTGGCCCCACCCTTGGACGGCATCTGGGCAACCGCCCCCTATTTGCATAATGGCTCCGTCCCGACACTGGAGGCTCTACTCGACTCCAGCCTACGACCACGCTATTGGAGACGCAGTTTCAAGCAGCAAGACTACGATCTTGAACGAGTCGGATGGATTTATCAAGAGGTGGAGTCTGGCGGGCACAAACACATCTACGACACCACCTTATTCGGACACTCTGCTGAAGGGCATCCTTACGCCGACAAACTAGATGCAGAACAACGACGCGCATTACTCGAATACTTAAAATCTCTGTAA
- a CDS encoding FUSC family protein, with product MIRYQYKHRTLRFAIRRFITCLPAYYGGYYLSIPLMGEVSHVGGLWALISTLIVLQPNRKDAWQTALLRMVGTFIGATFAAVYLTFLPFHPLGMCATIVASVLVCGGFGVPNYARLACITIAIMMVSTVIDPHITPYMNALLRFLESATGTCIAVIVTEVWPEEDPDHKKPGSLRLPLSDLSRKKRISRDD from the coding sequence GTGATTCGCTATCAATACAAGCACCGCACCCTACGTTTTGCGATTCGTAGATTTATTACCTGCTTACCTGCATACTACGGTGGTTATTATCTGAGTATTCCATTAATGGGGGAGGTGTCTCATGTGGGAGGCTTGTGGGCTTTGATCTCCACTTTGATTGTTCTCCAGCCTAATCGAAAAGATGCTTGGCAAACTGCACTACTCCGCATGGTCGGTACTTTTATCGGGGCGACTTTCGCCGCGGTGTACCTTACCTTTCTGCCTTTTCATCCGCTTGGCATGTGTGCCACTATCGTGGCATCCGTTCTGGTCTGTGGAGGCTTCGGGGTTCCGAATTATGCGCGTTTAGCCTGTATCACTATTGCAATTATGATGGTTTCGACTGTGATTGATCCTCATATTACACCCTATATGAATGCCTTGCTTCGTTTTCTTGAGTCGGCGACCGGTACTTGTATTGCGGTCATCGTGACTGAAGTGTGGCCAGAGGAGGATCCGGATCACAAGAAGCCTGGGAGCTTGCGGCTACCTCTTTCGGATTTAAGCCGTAAGAAAAGGATTTCACGGGACGATTAA
- the rsgA gene encoding ribosome small subunit-dependent GTPase A, translating into MTLEDLGWNDRFAAEFADCLQKGWVPARLIRDNKISYGAVIEGGDELEVSLGGSVYHAAETDAALPSVGDWVALEMGADENEYDAVIRARLERQTCLSRKAPGKGTEEQVIAANVDVVFVVTDAGQDFNERRMERYFEVMQRSGARSVALINKADLHPDELNQKAAAALRALNPDVEVVITSAVDRSGVAAIEHYLQAGVTIALIGSSGVGKSSLINQLIGQDWLWTGDVNAVTGKGTHTTTARELLCLQRGGMLIDNPGIREVHMWTDAKSLKASFADFDAIAAQCKFNDCKHGADKGCAVQAAISDGRLSRDRFINYLKLDYELERLKQRKKKHQITIGRRNRRELKSKSEKYSKKKEL; encoded by the coding sequence ATGACACTTGAAGACCTAGGATGGAACGATCGCTTCGCGGCGGAATTTGCTGACTGCTTGCAGAAAGGCTGGGTGCCTGCGCGCTTGATTCGCGATAATAAGATCTCTTATGGCGCTGTGATTGAAGGCGGTGATGAGCTGGAGGTTTCGTTGGGGGGCAGTGTATATCATGCTGCCGAAACAGATGCGGCGCTCCCCTCGGTGGGCGATTGGGTGGCATTGGAAATGGGCGCGGATGAGAACGAATATGATGCAGTGATCCGTGCACGCCTGGAACGCCAAACATGCCTTTCGCGTAAAGCGCCTGGCAAGGGCACGGAGGAGCAAGTGATCGCAGCGAATGTAGATGTGGTCTTCGTGGTGACTGATGCGGGCCAGGATTTTAATGAGCGTCGCATGGAGCGTTATTTTGAAGTGATGCAGCGTAGTGGCGCGCGTTCGGTTGCCTTAATTAATAAGGCAGATTTACACCCCGATGAGTTGAATCAAAAGGCGGCTGCGGCCTTGCGTGCGTTGAATCCGGATGTTGAGGTGGTGATCACCTCTGCGGTGGATCGTTCCGGTGTCGCTGCGATTGAACATTACTTACAAGCTGGTGTCACGATTGCCTTGATTGGCTCCAGTGGTGTCGGGAAATCGTCTTTGATTAATCAGCTAATCGGCCAAGACTGGTTGTGGACTGGAGATGTCAATGCGGTCACGGGCAAGGGCACGCACACGACGACGGCGCGCGAGCTGCTTTGCCTGCAGCGTGGTGGCATGTTGATTGACAATCCAGGCATTCGTGAGGTCCACATGTGGACCGATGCCAAGAGCTTAAAGGCCAGCTTTGCTGATTTCGACGCGATTGCGGCGCAGTGTAAATTCAACGATTGTAAGCATGGAGCGGATAAGGGCTGCGCCGTTCAAGCCGCCATTTCCGATGGTCGCTTGAGTCGAGATCGTTTTATTAACTACCTGAAATTGGACTACGAACTGGAGCGGTTAAAGCAACGCAAGAAGAAGCATCAGATTACGATCGGACGTCGCAACCGTCGGGAGCTTAAATCTAAAAGCGAGAAATATAGTAAGAAGAAAGAGTTGTAG
- a CDS encoding SDR family oxidoreductase: MKLNQKPNRPNPLYIGARPPFDGKSAAGAGDASDELNPPADHGEQSYKGHQQLSGCVALVIGGDSGIGRAIALANAREGADVAFTYHKNQSDAESTQQLLQQEAGVRTCAYQLDQSKAEHCKQLLQQVNSEFGRLDILVNNAATQTTYQTADAIDIEEFENTFKINAFGTFYLCKYALDIIRESGCIINTASIQSFDPSAYLLPYAATKAAIASMTKSFASFAIHKGIRVNAVAPGPVWTPLIPNTMPEDKIENFGSNTLLGRPAQPSELAHAYVFLASPQASYITGEIYPVTGGRQQI; this comes from the coding sequence ATGAAGTTAAACCAAAAACCAAATCGCCCCAACCCGCTGTATATCGGAGCACGTCCTCCTTTTGATGGTAAATCAGCTGCTGGAGCAGGCGACGCAAGCGACGAACTAAATCCTCCAGCAGATCATGGAGAACAAAGCTATAAAGGCCACCAGCAATTATCAGGCTGCGTCGCACTAGTCATAGGAGGTGACAGTGGAATCGGCAGAGCCATCGCACTTGCCAATGCACGCGAAGGAGCTGATGTCGCATTCACATACCACAAAAACCAAAGCGATGCAGAGAGCACGCAACAACTCTTACAACAAGAGGCTGGCGTGCGAACCTGCGCCTATCAACTCGACCAAAGTAAAGCCGAACACTGCAAGCAACTGCTACAACAAGTAAACAGTGAATTCGGAAGACTGGACATTCTAGTCAACAACGCAGCGACGCAAACAACCTATCAAACTGCTGATGCAATCGATATAGAAGAATTCGAGAATACCTTTAAAATCAATGCATTCGGAACATTCTATCTGTGCAAATATGCCTTAGATATAATTCGGGAAAGTGGCTGTATTATTAACACAGCATCCATACAAAGCTTTGATCCCTCAGCCTATTTGCTCCCTTACGCAGCTACTAAGGCGGCAATCGCGAGTATGACAAAATCGTTCGCATCATTTGCGATCCATAAAGGGATACGTGTCAACGCCGTGGCACCTGGCCCGGTATGGACACCTCTCATTCCAAATACCATGCCGGAGGATAAAATAGAAAACTTTGGCTCAAACACCCTGCTTGGAAGACCCGCGCAGCCTTCAGAACTAGCGCACGCCTATGTATTTCTAGCGTCGCCGCAGGCCAGTTATATCACAGGAGAAATTTATCCTGTAACCGGGGGCCGCCAACAAATCTAG
- a CDS encoding methylated-DNA--[protein]-cysteine S-methyltransferase produces the protein MARLTEQFAANHDTKLSESAAQHGPLVNIQALTRNEFKSKIKSFTIRYGQHPTPFGDCLVGITKHGICSLEFIPMDGVAPLLKQLAQRWPDATLLEDRDATAQAAQIAFSRTQATNAPLNVFVQGTHFQIQVWRALLQIPSGHVCSYTSIAQQIGRPQAVRAVGSAIAANPIAWLIPCHRVLRSDGRLSGYHWGETRKQACLAWEAATMAGTV, from the coding sequence TTGGCACGCTTAACCGAGCAATTCGCAGCGAACCACGACACCAAGCTTTCCGAATCAGCAGCCCAGCATGGTCCATTGGTGAATATTCAGGCACTCACTCGAAATGAGTTTAAGTCAAAAATAAAATCGTTCACAATTCGCTACGGACAACACCCGACGCCTTTTGGGGACTGCTTAGTCGGGATCACAAAGCACGGAATTTGCTCACTGGAATTCATCCCTATGGATGGGGTCGCCCCTCTGCTCAAACAATTAGCGCAGCGATGGCCTGACGCGACTCTACTCGAAGATCGTGATGCTACGGCTCAAGCAGCACAAATAGCCTTCAGTCGTACACAAGCTACAAACGCGCCACTCAATGTATTTGTTCAGGGCACCCACTTTCAGATTCAAGTTTGGAGGGCGCTACTACAGATCCCTTCGGGCCATGTGTGCAGTTATACAAGTATTGCGCAACAGATCGGCCGCCCCCAAGCCGTGCGTGCAGTGGGCTCTGCTATAGCTGCCAATCCGATCGCGTGGCTGATTCCCTGTCATCGGGTATTGCGCAGCGATGGGCGCCTGAGCGGGTATCATTGGGGCGAGACACGCAAGCAAGCCTGCCTAGCCTGGGAGGCCGCAACGATGGCCGGCACCGTATAA
- a CDS encoding peroxiredoxin-like family protein, translating to MLNRFKAKFLTLLLCISGPTFAPATPSDPSEVNPLEVGNRLPEVDLTDTAGQQRSLSQITAGGKNILIFYRGSWCPYCTRHLAAIGQHEQALLDRGYRIIAISPDQAETAQEYAAESEFNYSIYSDPELSAIKAFGLAFKWQNPKTGHTQIRPVPAIFITDTEGRITFRHFDANYKERLSPEALFEALE from the coding sequence ATGCTAAACCGATTCAAAGCCAAGTTCCTCACTCTCCTACTCTGCATCAGCGGCCCTACATTTGCCCCCGCGACACCAAGTGATCCGAGCGAGGTCAATCCCCTTGAAGTAGGCAATCGACTACCAGAAGTCGATTTAACAGACACAGCAGGACAGCAACGCTCCCTCAGTCAAATTACAGCAGGCGGAAAGAACATCCTCATTTTTTACCGTGGCAGTTGGTGTCCTTATTGCACACGACACTTAGCTGCGATAGGACAGCATGAGCAGGCCCTACTCGACAGAGGATATCGAATCATCGCGATCTCTCCCGACCAAGCTGAAACTGCACAGGAATATGCCGCAGAATCTGAATTCAACTATAGTATTTACTCAGATCCAGAACTATCAGCGATAAAAGCTTTCGGCTTGGCTTTTAAATGGCAGAACCCGAAAACTGGCCACACTCAAATTCGCCCAGTACCGGCCATCTTCATCACAGACACAGAAGGCCGCATCACTTTCCGGCACTTCGACGCAAATTACAAAGAGCGCCTTAGCCCGGAAGCGCTATTTGAGGCACTTGAGTAA
- a CDS encoding ATP-dependent helicase: protein MQAPLPPIDFKAELNDEQYAAVTSEPGPALVLAGAGSGKTRTLTYRVAYLLHQGVQPYEILLLTFTNKASREMLERVEELTGINGRQLWGGTFHSIAQRILRVHGDLVGLQRNYTILDQGEAEAILKNVIQTIDSKFIKTKNNPKPKVVADMISYARNTCREPREEADERYPFLDGMADKVDKFYKAYKQAKLDQQVVDYDDLLEYFLKLLREQAEIREQYQARFKHILVDEFQDTNRLQSDIVDQLAGHHQVMAVGDDAQCIYTWRGADFDNIMQFEVRHPGAEVHKIETNYRSSPEILGFANAVLASQPSGLGFSKELRAIKPSRERPYFVPVMDTRGQAKFIIERIEGLVDEGRNLSDIAILYRAHFQAMDLQMELTRLKIDYQITSGVRFFEQAHIKDFTAQLRFASNPADVSAFARFTCLLPKVGPKTAERIHKFTRERAAKLEKNFCDVLVSPEVLKKVPADAKEEWPSLAETIREVSAALTERAPEEIIQLALDGWYSSYIREIYPNWTDRADDLQSLVSFANRFETMEELLAQLVLLASESNERSPEEQQNCLRLTTIHQAKGLEFPVVFVIGLADGTFPLKRTIDAGDLEEERRLFYVAVTRAEEELYMSYPMLNNQGNQVMRLNPSRFIQEIDPSRYETLRVAPTRRY from the coding sequence ATGCAAGCACCACTCCCTCCCATCGATTTCAAAGCTGAACTAAACGACGAACAATATGCCGCCGTTACCTCTGAGCCAGGCCCGGCCTTGGTGCTCGCTGGCGCAGGCTCAGGAAAGACCCGCACCCTCACCTATCGAGTGGCTTACTTGCTGCACCAAGGCGTGCAACCCTACGAAATCCTACTGCTCACATTTACCAACAAAGCCTCACGCGAAATGCTGGAACGGGTGGAAGAGCTCACGGGCATCAATGGTCGCCAGCTCTGGGGCGGCACCTTCCACAGCATCGCACAACGCATCCTGCGCGTACACGGTGATCTGGTCGGCCTCCAGCGTAACTATACGATACTTGATCAAGGCGAAGCGGAAGCGATCCTTAAAAACGTCATTCAGACCATCGACTCCAAGTTCATCAAAACCAAGAACAACCCCAAGCCCAAAGTGGTCGCGGACATGATCAGTTACGCGCGCAACACCTGCCGCGAACCACGCGAAGAGGCTGATGAGCGCTACCCCTTCCTCGACGGCATGGCCGACAAGGTCGATAAATTCTACAAGGCCTATAAGCAGGCCAAACTGGATCAACAAGTGGTCGATTACGACGACCTCTTGGAATACTTCCTCAAACTACTGCGCGAGCAAGCCGAGATTCGCGAACAGTATCAAGCGCGCTTTAAACACATCCTGGTCGACGAATTCCAAGACACCAATCGCCTACAGTCTGACATCGTGGATCAACTCGCAGGCCATCACCAAGTAATGGCCGTCGGCGACGACGCACAGTGCATCTACACCTGGCGCGGCGCCGATTTCGATAACATCATGCAGTTCGAAGTACGCCACCCCGGAGCCGAGGTACACAAAATCGAAACCAACTACCGCAGCTCGCCCGAGATCTTGGGCTTTGCCAATGCCGTACTGGCATCACAACCGAGCGGCCTCGGATTCTCCAAAGAGCTGCGCGCCATCAAACCCTCACGCGAACGCCCCTACTTTGTGCCCGTCATGGACACACGCGGTCAGGCTAAATTTATTATCGAACGCATTGAGGGACTGGTCGATGAAGGACGCAACCTCTCCGATATCGCCATCCTCTACCGCGCCCACTTTCAGGCAATGGACCTGCAAATGGAGCTCACACGTCTAAAAATCGATTACCAGATCACAAGTGGCGTGCGCTTCTTCGAACAAGCCCACATCAAAGACTTCACCGCGCAGCTGCGCTTCGCCTCCAACCCGGCCGACGTATCCGCCTTTGCTCGCTTCACCTGCCTACTGCCCAAGGTCGGCCCCAAGACCGCGGAGCGTATCCATAAATTCACTCGCGAGCGCGCAGCCAAACTAGAAAAGAACTTTTGCGATGTACTGGTCTCGCCTGAAGTGCTCAAAAAAGTGCCCGCCGACGCCAAGGAAGAATGGCCCTCACTCGCCGAGACGATTCGCGAAGTATCTGCCGCCCTCACTGAACGCGCACCGGAAGAAATCATTCAACTCGCGCTCGACGGTTGGTATAGCAGCTACATCCGTGAGATCTATCCCAACTGGACTGACCGCGCCGATGACTTGCAGAGCTTGGTCAGTTTCGCCAACCGCTTTGAGACGATGGAGGAATTGCTTGCTCAACTAGTATTACTCGCCTCCGAAAGTAATGAACGCAGCCCGGAAGAACAACAGAACTGCTTGCGATTGACCACGATCCACCAAGCCAAAGGCCTTGAATTTCCCGTGGTTTTTGTGATCGGGCTGGCCGATGGCACCTTCCCACTCAAACGCACCATTGATGCGGGCGACTTGGAAGAAGAGCGTCGCCTCTTCTATGTGGCCGTCACTCGCGCGGAAGAAGAACTCTATATGAGCTACCCCATGCTCAACAATCAAGGCAATCAAGTCATGCGCCTCAACCCCAGTCGCTTCATTCAGGAAATCGATCCCAGCCGCTACGAGACACTTAGAGTCGCCCCCACGCGGCGCTATTAA
- a CDS encoding SDR family oxidoreductase → MTTNYTFGPNGWTPEQVGSLAGKTYAITGANSGAGYQAARLLLSKGAQVMMLNRSAEKSAAAIEGLKQEFGREAELRLVRMDLAVLESVREAAAEVLETLPRIDALICNGAIAQVAQQEMTVNGFESHLGVNHLGHFLLCGLLFVRIQESAGRIVVVGSNAYRMGLKRIQFEDLNFDQNYSAWNAYAQSKLAQMMFGYELQRRVQAAGKQVQVYVCHPGAARTSLIRENANCITRALAALLSPLAQSAERGAWPEVMCATQAGLKSEKLYGPTQRGEMVGPVGECALAGLALDQEQAHKLWKLSEEKTSMPWLL, encoded by the coding sequence ATGACCACGAACTATACATTTGGCCCCAATGGCTGGACTCCTGAGCAAGTCGGAAGCCTCGCCGGTAAAACATATGCCATTACTGGCGCGAATAGCGGAGCGGGGTATCAGGCTGCGCGGCTGTTGCTGTCGAAGGGAGCGCAAGTGATGATGCTGAATCGCAGTGCCGAAAAATCGGCGGCCGCGATCGAAGGATTGAAGCAGGAATTTGGCAGAGAGGCGGAGCTTCGTCTCGTGCGTATGGATCTGGCAGTGCTGGAGTCTGTACGCGAGGCAGCAGCGGAAGTGCTAGAAACGCTGCCACGCATCGATGCACTTATTTGTAATGGCGCCATCGCGCAGGTGGCCCAACAAGAGATGACTGTAAACGGCTTTGAAAGTCATTTGGGTGTGAACCACCTGGGGCACTTTCTGCTGTGTGGATTGCTCTTCGTGCGTATCCAGGAGTCAGCCGGACGCATTGTGGTCGTCGGCAGTAATGCGTATCGAATGGGGCTGAAGCGAATTCAGTTTGAAGATCTTAACTTCGACCAAAACTACTCCGCCTGGAATGCTTATGCTCAGAGTAAACTGGCGCAGATGATGTTTGGTTACGAGTTACAGCGCCGAGTTCAAGCTGCGGGCAAACAGGTTCAGGTCTATGTATGTCATCCGGGGGCGGCGCGAACAAGTTTGATCCGGGAGAATGCCAACTGCATCACCAGAGCCCTCGCGGCCTTGCTCTCTCCGTTGGCCCAATCGGCCGAGCGGGGCGCTTGGCCAGAAGTGATGTGTGCCACCCAAGCGGGCTTGAAATCTGAGAAGTTATACGGTCCGACCCAACGGGGGGAGATGGTGGGCCCTGTTGGCGAGTGTGCTCTGGCAGGTCTGGCACTGGATCAGGAGCAAGCGCATAAGCTTTGGAAACTCTCTGAGGAGAAAACTTCCATGCCTTGGTTGCTTTAG
- a CDS encoding PAS domain-containing sensor histidine kinase yields MSVTSKPPFINLAEDVAIQGYNESHEVVYWNRASERLYGYSRKEALGQTLENLIIPESMQDQVRNEINAWLATGVPPLGGFLKLQHKDGSLVEVHSSHIFTRNGDESVTMYCIDLDAEQAVGLPSAFSDRIDPRENPRSQIYSCLSHEFRTPLNAITGYSDLLRMSEGAEDKKELLEQMNRSAYRLLSTFQHMMFLLAWSRGDLSPQKAPVRIFEVVIDSIRSISEAAAIEEVQIELKENDNYNAHVLSDSDFLTQTIYAILMAALSTSSRKQSISVEISDHADGSHILLDIRDKGQQLDAEALLSLLSGQAPLVNPLRQESHGQVLFLPVARDLAVKLGAMFTMEQIKEGGNRYLLSLPRATPALLD; encoded by the coding sequence ATGTCCGTCACAAGCAAACCGCCCTTTATCAACTTAGCCGAGGACGTTGCGATCCAAGGCTACAACGAATCACATGAAGTTGTGTATTGGAATCGGGCGAGCGAACGACTCTACGGCTACTCTCGGAAAGAAGCACTGGGCCAAACGCTCGAAAATTTGATTATCCCTGAATCCATGCAAGATCAGGTTCGCAACGAAATCAACGCCTGGTTGGCAACTGGTGTCCCCCCACTAGGCGGCTTCCTAAAATTACAACACAAAGACGGAAGCCTGGTCGAAGTGCATTCAAGTCATATTTTCACCCGCAACGGGGACGAATCGGTCACAATGTACTGCATCGATTTAGACGCCGAGCAAGCGGTTGGATTACCCTCCGCCTTCTCAGATAGAATAGATCCAAGAGAGAACCCGCGCAGCCAGATCTACTCCTGCCTCTCCCACGAATTCCGCACCCCCTTGAATGCCATCACAGGCTACTCAGACCTATTACGCATGAGTGAAGGAGCTGAAGACAAGAAGGAACTGCTGGAGCAAATGAATCGCTCGGCCTACCGGCTGTTATCCACGTTTCAGCACATGATGTTTCTGCTGGCTTGGTCTCGTGGCGACCTCAGCCCACAGAAAGCGCCCGTGCGTATATTCGAAGTCGTCATCGATTCGATCCGCAGTATCAGCGAAGCGGCCGCCATTGAGGAGGTCCAAATCGAGTTAAAGGAGAACGACAACTACAACGCACATGTGCTGAGCGATAGCGACTTCCTCACACAAACTATTTACGCAATCTTAATGGCGGCCTTGTCAACCTCCTCCAGAAAACAATCGATCTCCGTAGAAATCAGCGATCATGCCGACGGCAGTCATATTTTGCTCGATATTCGCGACAAGGGCCAACAGCTCGACGCCGAAGCCCTACTCTCACTCTTAAGCGGGCAAGCTCCCCTGGTCAATCCACTGAGGCAGGAAAGCCACGGTCAAGTCCTCTTCCTGCCAGTTGCCCGAGACCTCGCAGTCAAGTTGGGAGCCATGTTCACCATGGAACAAATCAAGGAAGGCGGCAATCGCTATTTGCTCTCCTTGCCCCGCGCGACTCCAGCACTTTTAGACTGA
- a CDS encoding isochorismate synthase, translating to MQIIPSSMLPERDEGALRQFLQGCRDAARAKGHFQIASISLAVKHIAPLAVLQSIYEPDELHCYIERASDDEAVAAAEAVVQARFDGSDRFASVKAFAQEILEHTIAVGDLSEAFTGPHFFTAFSFDDTVSEGAAFPAATVFLPRWQVSRSNGKYGAVANLKVEADTDIDSLVMRVWGAYRKFGAFDYLPEAALEDVAASPKVESRRELAPGVYPAAVCRALEAIEAGAYEKIVLARGIELEADRPWQPLDTLNRLRERFAGCFTFSFAGGEARSFIGATPERLLQIRNGHLLTEAIAGSAPRGQTAGEDAKYARALLESEKDLHEHVCVRDSILRRLERVGVQGHAEPHPQLLLLANVQHLRTRIQAEVGESVHLLDMLPEMHPTPAVGGSPREQAVPCIAELEQMERGLYAGVVGWFNHLNEGEMIVGIRSALIEGKLARLYAGAGIVKGSDPDKEMRETEMKLRALLDVLAQG from the coding sequence ATGCAGATTATTCCCTCCAGTATGTTGCCCGAGCGTGATGAGGGTGCACTGCGTCAATTTTTACAGGGCTGCCGTGATGCGGCTCGCGCCAAGGGGCATTTCCAGATAGCGAGTATCTCTTTGGCAGTGAAGCACATTGCGCCGCTGGCGGTCTTGCAGTCCATCTATGAGCCCGACGAATTACACTGCTATATCGAGCGCGCCAGCGACGATGAGGCGGTGGCCGCAGCGGAGGCAGTGGTGCAAGCGCGCTTTGATGGTTCTGATCGATTTGCCTCGGTGAAGGCCTTTGCCCAGGAGATATTGGAGCATACTATTGCGGTGGGCGATTTGAGTGAGGCTTTTACCGGGCCGCATTTTTTTACTGCTTTCAGCTTCGATGATACGGTCAGCGAGGGGGCTGCATTTCCGGCGGCGACGGTGTTTTTGCCACGCTGGCAAGTCTCTCGCTCGAATGGAAAGTATGGCGCAGTGGCGAATTTGAAGGTCGAGGCGGATACCGATATTGATAGCCTGGTAATGCGAGTCTGGGGCGCCTATCGCAAGTTTGGGGCCTTTGATTATTTACCAGAGGCGGCTTTGGAGGATGTGGCCGCGTCACCCAAGGTTGAGTCGCGGCGAGAGCTGGCGCCCGGCGTCTATCCAGCGGCTGTGTGTCGGGCGCTCGAAGCGATCGAGGCGGGTGCCTATGAGAAAATCGTGCTGGCGCGCGGTATCGAGCTGGAAGCGGATCGTCCTTGGCAACCTCTGGACACATTAAATCGTTTACGAGAGCGCTTCGCGGGCTGTTTTACCTTTTCGTTTGCGGGTGGAGAGGCGCGCAGCTTTATCGGCGCTACGCCAGAGCGTTTATTACAGATTCGCAATGGACATTTGTTGACGGAGGCGATTGCAGGTTCGGCCCCGCGTGGGCAGACTGCGGGCGAAGATGCAAAATATGCGCGAGCACTGCTGGAAAGTGAGAAGGATTTGCATGAGCATGTTTGTGTGCGCGATTCCATTTTGCGGCGTTTAGAGCGTGTGGGGGTTCAAGGGCATGCGGAGCCGCATCCGCAGCTACTTTTATTGGCTAATGTGCAGCACTTGCGTACTCGCATACAGGCGGAGGTGGGCGAGTCGGTGCATTTGCTGGATATGTTACCGGAGATGCATCCCACACCCGCGGTGGGTGGTTCGCCGCGTGAGCAGGCAGTGCCGTGTATTGCCGAGTTGGAGCAGATGGAGCGTGGGCTCTATGCGGGCGTGGTCGGCTGGTTCAATCACCTCAATGAGGGGGAAATGATCGTCGGTATCCGCTCGGCTCTTATCGAAGGGAAGCTTGCACGCCTTTATGCGGGTGCAGGTATCGTGAAGGGGTCCGATCCGGACAAGGAAATGCGTGAGACGGAGATGAAGTTGCGCGCTTTACTGGATGTGTTGGCTCAAGGCTAG